One Gammaproteobacteria bacterium CG11_big_fil_rev_8_21_14_0_20_46_22 genomic window carries:
- a CDS encoding IscS subfamily cysteine desulfurase: protein MNTPIYFDYAATTPVDPRVAKKMMEYLSVDGIYGNPASRSHAFGWQADEAVETARKQVADLVNCDPRAIVWTSGATESDNLAIKGAASFYARKGQHIITNKTEHKAVLDTCRDLERQGYEVTYLSPDVQGHITPEMVKAVLRDDTVLVSVMHVNNELGTINDIAGIGALCRENKIIFHVDAAQSLGKLSIDLATLPVDLMSFSAHKIYGPKGMGALYVCRQPRIRIEAQMHGGGHERGMRSGTLPTHQIVGFGEACRIAKAEMADEAKRIRTLRDRLWAGISDIEEIYINGDYDHGYPGIFNFSINFIEGESLMMALKDLAVSSGSACTSASLEPSYVLRALGRSDELAHSSLRFSIGRFTTEEEIDYAIGLIRKHVKHLRDMSPLWEMHQAGIDLSTVEWAAH from the coding sequence GTGAACACGCCGATTTATTTTGACTATGCTGCGACCACGCCGGTTGACCCGCGTGTGGCGAAAAAAATGATGGAATATTTGTCTGTCGATGGCATTTATGGCAATCCTGCCAGCCGCTCGCACGCCTTTGGTTGGCAGGCCGACGAGGCGGTGGAGACGGCGCGCAAACAGGTGGCTGATTTAGTGAATTGCGACCCGCGAGCGATTGTTTGGACCTCGGGCGCCACCGAATCCGATAATTTGGCCATTAAAGGTGCGGCGAGCTTTTATGCCCGCAAAGGTCAACACATCATTACGAATAAAACCGAGCATAAAGCGGTGTTGGATACCTGCCGCGATTTGGAGCGCCAGGGCTATGAAGTCACCTACTTAAGCCCAGATGTGCAGGGTCATATTACGCCAGAAATGGTTAAAGCCGTACTTCGTGATGACACGGTCTTGGTCTCGGTGATGCACGTGAATAACGAGCTTGGCACGATTAATGATATCGCAGGTATTGGCGCGCTATGTCGAGAAAATAAAATTATTTTTCATGTGGATGCCGCACAAAGTTTAGGTAAATTATCGATTGATTTGGCCACTTTGCCGGTTGATCTCATGTCATTTTCAGCGCATAAAATCTACGGCCCGAAAGGCATGGGAGCGTTGTATGTCTGCCGGCAGCCGCGTATCCGTATCGAAGCGCAAATGCATGGCGGCGGGCATGAGCGCGGTATGCGCTCAGGTACCTTGCCCACTCACCAAATTGTGGGTTTTGGCGAAGCCTGCCGGATTGCGAAAGCCGAGATGGCCGATGAAGCCAAGCGCATCAGAACCTTGCGCGATCGTTTATGGGCCGGCATCAGCGATATTGAAGAAATTTATATCAATGGTGACTATGATCACGGTTACCCCGGTATTTTTAATTTCAGTATCAATTTTATCGAGGGTGAATCCTTGATGATGGCCTTAAAAGACTTGGCGGTGTCTTCAGGTTCGGCCTGTACTTCGGCAAGCCTTGAGCCCTCGTATGTTTTGCGTGCCTTGGGTCGCAGTGATGAGCTGGCACATAGCTCGTTGCGCTTTTCCATTGGCCGTTTTACAACAGAAGAAGAGATTGACTATGCCATTGGCTTGATTCGCAAACACGTGAAACATTTGCGTGATATGTCACCCTTATGGGAAATGCATCAAGCCGGTATCGATTTATCCACTGTAGAGTGGGCAGCACACTAG
- a CDS encoding tRNA (cytosine(32)/uridine(32)-2'-O)-methyltransferase TrmJ, which yields MSRLDNLSIVLVEPSHPGNIGATARAMKNMGLSNLVLVSPREFPSEEATQRAASAADVLERARCVSTLAEAIADVERVYGCAADLRDQAWPVFSAEALGLEVAGAQVGRRMAIVFGRESTGLNNEELALCHAQVQIPTDSAYNSLNLAQAVQVVCYELHKATLGAVGDAELPALANQAKCAALFQAFAAAAERVAYYDPKRPLNFPTRMRQVILQMNLQDSDADMLLGFLKRL from the coding sequence ATGAGTAGACTGGATAATCTTTCAATTGTGTTGGTTGAGCCGAGCCACCCGGGCAATATCGGGGCGACGGCGCGCGCGATGAAAAACATGGGTTTGTCGAATTTGGTCTTGGTGAGCCCGCGTGAGTTCCCGAGCGAAGAGGCGACTCAGCGTGCGGCGAGTGCGGCCGATGTGCTCGAGCGTGCGCGATGTGTGAGCACACTGGCTGAGGCGATAGCGGATGTTGAGCGTGTGTACGGCTGTGCGGCGGATTTGCGTGATCAAGCCTGGCCGGTGTTCAGCGCTGAGGCCCTGGGCTTGGAGGTGGCTGGCGCGCAGGTAGGCCGGCGCATGGCGATAGTGTTTGGCCGTGAAAGTACGGGGCTGAATAACGAGGAGCTGGCCTTGTGCCATGCGCAGGTGCAAATTCCAACAGACTCAGCCTATAACTCATTAAATCTCGCCCAGGCAGTGCAGGTGGTGTGTTATGAGCTGCATAAAGCCACGTTAGGTGCTGTAGGCGACGCCGAATTACCGGCGCTGGCCAACCAGGCGAAATGCGCGGCTTTGTTCCAGGCTTTCGCTGCGGCTGCAGAGCGAGTCGCTTATTACGACCCGAAAAGACCGCTGAATTTCCCCACTCGCATGCGCCAAGTGATCTTGCAGATGAATCTGCAGGATAGCGATGCGGATATGTTATTGGGTTTTTTGAAGCGTCTTTAG
- a CDS encoding Fe-S cluster assembly transcriptional regulator IscR, translating to MKLTAKGRYAVIAMVDLSRHQRDDEAVPLADIAERQQLSQAFLEQLFAKLKKHQLVCSVRGAKGGYRLNLPSKIIKVADIVKAINEDTDSTHCKGEKNCRKGEPCLTHDVWAGLSEVTNNYLAAVSLADINAGQLPAVTIEKGE from the coding sequence ATGAAGCTGACAGCCAAAGGGCGCTATGCCGTGATTGCCATGGTCGATTTGTCTCGCCATCAGCGCGACGATGAGGCTGTGCCTTTGGCGGACATTGCCGAGCGCCAACAGCTTTCACAGGCGTTTTTAGAGCAGCTGTTTGCTAAGCTTAAAAAACACCAATTGGTGTGTAGTGTGCGGGGTGCCAAGGGCGGTTACCGATTAAATTTACCCTCTAAAATCATAAAAGTAGCGGATATTGTTAAGGCTATAAATGAGGATACAGATTCCACCCATTGCAAGGGCGAAAAGAATTGCCGTAAGGGCGAGCCTTGTTTAACGCATGACGTTTGGGCGGGTCTGAGCGAAGTAACCAATAATTATTTAGCGGCCGTGAGTTTGGCCGATATTAACGCAGGCCAGTTGCCTGCAGTGACCATAGAAAAAGGTGAGTAG